From a single Streptomyces sp. NBC_01276 genomic region:
- a CDS encoding NmrA family transcriptional regulator, whose translation MTKNENENVNGDVDVDVDVDGDVNENAGRPALTLVIGGRGKTGRRVVERLRDRGDAVRVGSRVGEPAFDWDDPAGWGAALEGVDRVYVTFQPDLSVPGAPDLIGALASAAVAAGARRLVLLSGRGEESAELCESRLKVPGAEWTVVRASWFDQNFDESFFLDSVRAGEIALPVADAVEPFVDAGDIADVVVAALTDDRHVGRTYELSGPRLLSLADVADELSKATGREIAYVPVSAEEYRAVLRENGLPEEFVELFTVILDGRNAHLVDGVREVLGRAPKDFADYAREVAATGVWDV comes from the coding sequence ATGACGAAGAACGAGAACGAGAACGTGAACGGGGACGTGGACGTGGACGTGGACGTGGACGGGGACGTGAACGAGAACGCGGGACGGCCGGCGCTGACCCTGGTGATCGGGGGCCGCGGCAAGACCGGACGGCGGGTCGTGGAGCGGCTGCGGGACCGGGGGGACGCGGTACGGGTCGGGTCGCGCGTGGGGGAGCCGGCCTTCGACTGGGACGACCCCGCCGGGTGGGGGGCCGCGCTGGAGGGGGTGGACCGGGTGTACGTGACCTTCCAGCCGGACCTCTCCGTGCCCGGTGCCCCCGACCTGATCGGCGCCCTGGCCTCGGCGGCGGTGGCCGCGGGGGCCCGCAGGCTGGTGCTGCTGTCCGGCCGCGGTGAGGAGTCCGCGGAGCTCTGCGAGAGCCGGCTGAAGGTGCCGGGCGCCGAGTGGACCGTCGTCCGCGCCAGCTGGTTCGACCAGAACTTCGACGAGAGCTTCTTCCTGGACTCCGTACGGGCGGGGGAGATCGCCCTGCCGGTCGCCGACGCCGTCGAACCCTTCGTCGACGCCGGGGACATCGCCGACGTGGTGGTGGCCGCGCTCACCGACGACCGGCACGTCGGCCGGACCTACGAGCTGTCCGGACCGCGCCTGCTCTCCCTCGCCGACGTGGCGGACGAGCTGTCGAAGGCGACCGGGCGCGAGATCGCGTACGTGCCCGTCTCGGCGGAGGAGTACCGGGCGGTGCTGCGCGAGAACGGTCTGCCCGAGGAGTTCGTGGAGCTGTTCACCGTGATCCTGGACGGACGCAACGCGCATCTGGTCGACGGGGTGCGCGAGGTGCTGGGCAGGGCGCCGAAGGACTTCGCCGACTACGCCCGCGAGGTGGCGGCGACCGGCGTCTGGGACGTCTGA
- a CDS encoding alpha/beta hydrolase: MTWTERIVIRDGVRLSCRDWGGSGTPVLLLHGLAGHAGEWDAAAAHLSARHRVIALDQRGHGASERRPADVSREAHVADVLAVSAQLGLDRPVLVGQSLGGHTAMLTAAAHPRPVRALVLVDAGPAAAAPDTPATIDEGLGSWPLPFPSPDAAREFLGSEAWAAGLERRHDGWHPRFDRDVMVATITPLTTRPWWPEWQRVACPALVVLGERGIIPPAESAEMLRLAGPDTTLVSVPGSGHDVHLDRPEVLHSLLSGFLDALPGADPAPPEGAGPPAQTRVRGPRTGY, from the coding sequence ATGACCTGGACCGAACGCATCGTCATCCGGGACGGCGTACGCCTGTCCTGCCGCGACTGGGGCGGCAGCGGCACCCCCGTCCTCCTCCTGCACGGCCTCGCCGGCCACGCCGGGGAATGGGACGCCGCCGCGGCCCACCTGTCCGCCCGCCACCGCGTCATCGCCCTCGACCAGCGCGGCCACGGCGCCTCCGAACGCCGACCGGCCGACGTCTCCCGCGAGGCACACGTCGCGGACGTGCTCGCCGTCTCCGCGCAACTCGGCCTCGACCGCCCCGTGCTGGTCGGCCAGTCCCTGGGCGGCCACACCGCGATGCTGACCGCCGCCGCCCACCCCCGCCCGGTCCGCGCCCTCGTCCTGGTCGACGCCGGTCCGGCCGCCGCCGCCCCGGACACCCCCGCCACGATCGACGAGGGCCTCGGCTCCTGGCCCCTGCCCTTCCCCTCCCCGGACGCGGCACGGGAGTTCCTCGGCAGCGAGGCCTGGGCAGCGGGCCTGGAGCGCCGCCACGACGGCTGGCACCCGCGCTTCGACCGCGACGTCATGGTCGCCACGATCACCCCCCTCACCACCCGCCCCTGGTGGCCCGAATGGCAGCGCGTCGCCTGCCCCGCCCTCGTCGTCCTGGGCGAGCGGGGCATCATCCCGCCCGCCGAATCCGCGGAGATGCTGCGCCTCGCCGGCCCGGACACCACCCTGGTCTCGGTCCCCGGCTCCGGCCACGACGTCCACCTCGACCGCCCCGAGGTCCTGCACTCCCTGCTCTCCGGCTTCCTGGACGCCCTCCCCGGGGCTGACCCGGCCCCGCCGGAGGGGGCGGGCCCGCCCGCGCAAACCCGGGTGCGCGGCCCCCGCACCGGGTATTAG
- a CDS encoding FBP domain-containing protein, with the protein MEPLSEIQIRSSFVNCTKGEAARLRLPLDFAELPWQDLDFLGWVDPGAPLRAHLVLPREGGPVGISLRVPSVGRTSAVKSSLCQICLTGHASSGVTLLAAPLAGARGREGNTVGTYICADLACSLYVRGKRVPKLRTTRYEESLTLDERLARMRGNLDAFTSKITAG; encoded by the coding sequence GTGGAACCGCTCAGTGAGATACAGATCCGCTCATCCTTCGTGAACTGCACCAAGGGCGAGGCCGCACGCCTGCGCCTGCCGCTGGACTTCGCCGAACTGCCCTGGCAGGACCTCGACTTCCTCGGCTGGGTCGACCCCGGCGCACCGCTGCGCGCCCACCTCGTGCTGCCCCGGGAGGGGGGTCCGGTCGGGATCTCCCTGCGCGTGCCCTCCGTGGGCCGCACCAGCGCCGTCAAGTCCAGCCTCTGCCAGATCTGTCTGACGGGCCACGCCTCCTCCGGGGTCACCCTGCTCGCCGCGCCCCTCGCGGGTGCCCGCGGCCGCGAGGGCAACACCGTCGGCACCTACATCTGCGCCGACCTCGCCTGCTCCCTGTACGTACGCGGAAAGCGCGTGCCGAAGCTGCGCACCACGCGGTACGAGGAGTCGCTCACCCTGGACGAGCGCCTCGCGCGGATGCGGGGGAACCTCGACGCCTTCACTTCCAAGATCACCGCGGGCTGA
- a CDS encoding flavoprotein: MTRTLYLLCSAAPPVFDVAHVIEDAQSRGWNVCLGLTPAAAQWVSGSLDGLAALTGNPVRWQYKMPGDPDVWPPADALLFAPATFNSVNAWALGLTDRVVVGIAAEALGKGTPVVAVPCLNAALAAHPQFEQSLTVLRGAGAELLYGEGGFVPGPAGPDAPPHFPWQTALDAVDRTGTAQV; encoded by the coding sequence ATGACGAGGACTCTCTACCTGCTCTGCTCCGCCGCCCCGCCCGTGTTCGACGTGGCCCACGTGATCGAGGACGCCCAGTCACGCGGCTGGAACGTGTGCCTGGGCCTGACCCCGGCGGCGGCGCAATGGGTGTCCGGGAGCCTCGACGGTCTCGCCGCGCTGACCGGCAACCCCGTGCGCTGGCAGTACAAGATGCCCGGGGATCCCGACGTGTGGCCGCCCGCGGACGCCCTGCTGTTCGCCCCCGCCACCTTCAACTCGGTCAACGCGTGGGCCCTCGGCCTCACCGACCGCGTCGTCGTCGGCATCGCCGCCGAGGCCCTCGGCAAGGGCACCCCGGTCGTCGCCGTACCGTGCCTGAACGCCGCCCTCGCCGCGCACCCGCAGTTCGAGCAGTCCCTGACGGTCCTGCGCGGTGCGGGAGCCGAACTGCTCTACGGCGAGGGCGGGTTCGTCCCCGGCCCGGCCGGTCCCGACGCCCCGCCGCACTTCCCGTGGCAGACCGCCCTGGACGCCGTGGACCGGACCGGCACCGCCCAGGTCTGA